A stretch of Larus michahellis chromosome Z, bLarMic1.1, whole genome shotgun sequence DNA encodes these proteins:
- the PTGER4 gene encoding prostaglandin E2 receptor EP4 subtype isoform X2, whose amino-acid sequence MSFDPTIMPPANGSANGTASGAEGGKPPTIPTIMFIFGVVGNLIAIVVLCKSRKEQKETTFYTLVCGLAVTDLLGTCLVSPVTIATYLQNRWPGGPALCEYSSFILLFFGLSGLSIICAMSIERYLAINHAYFYNHYVDKKLAGLTLFAIYASNVLFCALPSMGLGKSTLQYPYTWCFIDWQAKEATHAAYSYMYAGFSSFLIMVTVICNILVCVALIRMHRQFMRRTSLGTDTTSSRLSDFRRRRSFRRMAGAEIQMVILLIATSLVVVICSIPLVLYQPESVKDVRQNPDLQAIRIASVNPILDPWVYILLRKTVLSKAIEKIKCLFCRIGGARRQHSGANFNCVDGRRTSSAMSSQSPSFISRELREISSTSQTLLYPPELSESSVGGRVLLPGPSASLAQSDTTSVRTLRSSETSDSSQGQDSESVFLVNEVRPGGGASSASKGSPLQVTFPTETLNLSEKCI is encoded by the exons ATGTCCTTCGACCCCACCATCATGCCACCTGCGAACGGCTCCGCCAACGGGACGGCCAGCGGGGCCGAGGGTGGAAAACCCCCCACCATTCCCACCATCATGTTCATCTTTGGCGTGGTGGGCAACCTCATAGCCATCGTGGTGCTCTGCAAGTCCAGGAAGGAGCAGAAGGAGACCACCTTCTACACGCTGGTCTGCGGGCTGGCGGTCACCGATCTCTTGGGGACCTGCCTGGTGAGTCCGGTCACTATTGCCACTTACCTGCAGAACCGCTGGCCGGGAGGACCGGCGCTGTGTGAGTACagctccttcatcctcctcttctttggACTCTCTGGTCTCAGCATTATATGTGCCATGTCTATAGAAAGGTACCTGGCCATCAACCATGCCTATTTCTACAACCATTATGTAGACAAGAAGCTGGCAGGGCTCACGCTCTTTGCCATCTATGCTTCCAACGTGCTGTTCTGTGCCCTCCCCAGCATGGGGCTCGGCAAATCTACCTTGCAGTACCCTTACACTTGGTGTTTCATAGACTGGCAAGCAAAGGAGGCCACCCATGCGGCATATTCCTACATGTACGCCGGCTTCAGCTCTTTCCTGATCATGGTCACCGTGATCTGCAACATCCTGGTGTGCGTGGCCCTAATTCGCATGCACCGCCAGTTCATGCGACGCACATCCTTGGGGACAGACACCACCTCCAGCCGTTTATCTGACTTTCGCAGACGCCGGAGCTTCCGTCGGATGGCCGGAGCAGAGATCCAGATGGTTATTCTGCTCATTGCCACTTCCCTGGTGGTGGTCATCTGCTCCATTCCTCTGGTG CTGTACCAGCCGGAATCAGTGAAGGATGTGAGGCAAAACCCTGACCTGCAAGCCATCCGCATTGCCTCGGTGAACCCCATTTTGGACCCGTGGGTCTACATCCTCCTGCGCAAGACTGTACTCAGCAAAGCCATCGAGAAGATCAAATGCCTCTTCTGCCGCATTGGAGGGGCTCGGAGGCAGCACTCGGGGGCCAATTTCAACTGCGTGGATGGCCGCCGGACCTCCTCTGCCATGTCAAGTCAGTCACCCTCCTTCATCTCCCGCGAGCTGAGGGAGATCAGCAGCACCTCACAAACGCTGCTCTACCCGCCGGAGTTGAGCGAAAGCAGCGTCGGGGGTCGTGTGCTGCTTCCAGGCCCCAGTGCCAGCCTGGCTCAGTCTGACACCACGTCTGTAAGGACACTGCGTAGCTCGGAGACCTCGGACTCTTCACAGGGGCAGGACTCTGAGAGCGTCTTCCTGGTGAATGAGGTCAGGCCTGGTGGTGGGGCCAGCTCTGCGTCCAAGGGCAGCCCTCTCCAGGTCACCTTTCCCACAGAGACATTGAATTTATCAGAAAAGTGTATCTAG
- the PTGER4 gene encoding prostaglandin E2 receptor EP4 subtype isoform X1: MSFDPTIMPPANGSANGTASGAEGGKPPTIPTIMFIFGVVGNLIAIVVLCKSRKEQKETTFYTLVCGLAVTDLLGTCLVSPVTIATYLQNRWPGGPALCEYSSFILLFFGLSGLSIICAMSIERYLAINHAYFYNHYVDKKLAGLTLFAIYASNVLFCALPSMGLGKSTLQYPYTWCFIDWQAKEATHAAYSYMYAGFSSFLIMVTVICNILVCVALIRMHRQFMRRTSLGTDTTSSRLSDFRRRRSFRRMAGAEIQMVILLIATSLVVVICSIPLVVRVFVNQLYQPESVKDVRQNPDLQAIRIASVNPILDPWVYILLRKTVLSKAIEKIKCLFCRIGGARRQHSGANFNCVDGRRTSSAMSSQSPSFISRELREISSTSQTLLYPPELSESSVGGRVLLPGPSASLAQSDTTSVRTLRSSETSDSSQGQDSESVFLVNEVRPGGGASSASKGSPLQVTFPTETLNLSEKCI; the protein is encoded by the exons ATGTCCTTCGACCCCACCATCATGCCACCTGCGAACGGCTCCGCCAACGGGACGGCCAGCGGGGCCGAGGGTGGAAAACCCCCCACCATTCCCACCATCATGTTCATCTTTGGCGTGGTGGGCAACCTCATAGCCATCGTGGTGCTCTGCAAGTCCAGGAAGGAGCAGAAGGAGACCACCTTCTACACGCTGGTCTGCGGGCTGGCGGTCACCGATCTCTTGGGGACCTGCCTGGTGAGTCCGGTCACTATTGCCACTTACCTGCAGAACCGCTGGCCGGGAGGACCGGCGCTGTGTGAGTACagctccttcatcctcctcttctttggACTCTCTGGTCTCAGCATTATATGTGCCATGTCTATAGAAAGGTACCTGGCCATCAACCATGCCTATTTCTACAACCATTATGTAGACAAGAAGCTGGCAGGGCTCACGCTCTTTGCCATCTATGCTTCCAACGTGCTGTTCTGTGCCCTCCCCAGCATGGGGCTCGGCAAATCTACCTTGCAGTACCCTTACACTTGGTGTTTCATAGACTGGCAAGCAAAGGAGGCCACCCATGCGGCATATTCCTACATGTACGCCGGCTTCAGCTCTTTCCTGATCATGGTCACCGTGATCTGCAACATCCTGGTGTGCGTGGCCCTAATTCGCATGCACCGCCAGTTCATGCGACGCACATCCTTGGGGACAGACACCACCTCCAGCCGTTTATCTGACTTTCGCAGACGCCGGAGCTTCCGTCGGATGGCCGGAGCAGAGATCCAGATGGTTATTCTGCTCATTGCCACTTCCCTGGTGGTGGTCATCTGCTCCATTCCTCTGGTG GTCCGTGTCTTCGTGAACCAGCTGTACCAGCCGGAATCAGTGAAGGATGTGAGGCAAAACCCTGACCTGCAAGCCATCCGCATTGCCTCGGTGAACCCCATTTTGGACCCGTGGGTCTACATCCTCCTGCGCAAGACTGTACTCAGCAAAGCCATCGAGAAGATCAAATGCCTCTTCTGCCGCATTGGAGGGGCTCGGAGGCAGCACTCGGGGGCCAATTTCAACTGCGTGGATGGCCGCCGGACCTCCTCTGCCATGTCAAGTCAGTCACCCTCCTTCATCTCCCGCGAGCTGAGGGAGATCAGCAGCACCTCACAAACGCTGCTCTACCCGCCGGAGTTGAGCGAAAGCAGCGTCGGGGGTCGTGTGCTGCTTCCAGGCCCCAGTGCCAGCCTGGCTCAGTCTGACACCACGTCTGTAAGGACACTGCGTAGCTCGGAGACCTCGGACTCTTCACAGGGGCAGGACTCTGAGAGCGTCTTCCTGGTGAATGAGGTCAGGCCTGGTGGTGGGGCCAGCTCTGCGTCCAAGGGCAGCCCTCTCCAGGTCACCTTTCCCACAGAGACATTGAATTTATCAGAAAAGTGTATCTAG